A single genomic interval of Croceibacter atlanticus HTCC2559 harbors:
- the folE gene encoding GTP cyclohydrolase I FolE, giving the protein MALYRNFEEFNIEVTDEIKSQFSSIITNLGEDVAREGIVKTPERAAKAMQFLTSGYDIDAAEILKGAMFKEDYNDMVVVKNIELYSLCEHHMLPFFGKAHIAYIPNGHIVGLSKLPRVVDVFARRLQVQERLTHDILECINDTLKPKGVAVVIEASHMCMMMRGVQKQNSTTTTSGFRGQFEAQETRNEFLKLISSDLA; this is encoded by the coding sequence ATGGCATTATACCGAAATTTTGAAGAATTTAATATAGAAGTAACAGATGAAATAAAGTCTCAATTTTCTTCTATCATAACTAACTTAGGAGAAGATGTAGCGCGAGAAGGTATAGTAAAAACACCAGAACGTGCAGCAAAGGCAATGCAGTTTTTAACATCTGGATATGATATAGATGCTGCAGAGATCCTTAAAGGCGCTATGTTTAAAGAGGATTATAATGATATGGTTGTAGTAAAAAACATTGAGCTTTATTCACTTTGTGAACACCATATGTTACCATTTTTCGGTAAAGCCCATATAGCCTATATCCCTAATGGACATATTGTAGGACTTAGTAAACTACCAAGAGTTGTAGATGTGTTTGCAAGACGTTTACAAGTGCAAGAACGTTTAACTCACGACATTTTAGAATGTATTAATGATACATTAAAACCAAAAGGTGTTGCTGTTGTTATTGAGGCTAGCCATATGTGTATGATGATGCGTGGCGTGCAAAAGCAAAACAGCACTACAACAACATCTGGTTTTAGAGGACAGTTTGAAGCTCAGGAGACTAGAAATGAGTTTCTTAAACTTATTAGTAGCGATTTAGCTTAG
- the msrA gene encoding peptide-methionine (S)-S-oxide reductase MsrA, with the protein MKEKTEVATFANGCFWCTEAVFQRFKGVNKVQSGFTGGMIKNPPYREVVSGRTGHAEALQITFNPDIITFKELLYVFFSTHDPTTLNRQGADVGTQYRSAIFYHSNSQKEMAKAVIKELDADTIFNAPIVTEVTEASEFYVAEEEHQNFYNNHPEYGYCKFVIDPKINKIQKYFSDKLN; encoded by the coding sequence ATGAAAGAGAAAACAGAAGTAGCAACATTTGCAAATGGTTGTTTTTGGTGTACGGAAGCCGTATTTCAACGCTTTAAGGGTGTAAACAAAGTACAGTCTGGATTTACTGGCGGAATGATTAAAAATCCGCCTTATAGAGAAGTTGTTTCAGGAAGAACTGGTCATGCAGAAGCTTTACAGATTACCTTTAATCCAGATATTATTACTTTTAAAGAGCTTTTGTATGTGTTTTTTTCTACACACGATCCTACCACTTTAAATAGGCAAGGTGCAGATGTTGGTACACAATATAGGAGTGCTATATTTTACCATTCCAATAGTCAAAAAGAAATGGCTAAAGCTGTTATTAAAGAGTTAGATGCAGATACCATTTTTAATGCGCCTATAGTTACAGAGGTTACTGAAGCTTCTGAATTTTATGTGGCAGAAGAAGAACATCAAAATTTTTATAATAACCATCCTGAGTATGGATATTGTAAATTTGTAATAGATCCTAAAATAAATAAAATACAGAAGTATTTCTCTGATAAACTAAATTAA